A genomic window from Flavobacterium azooxidireducens includes:
- a CDS encoding acetyl-CoA hydrolase/transferase family protein: MSKYVTAEQAVQVVKSGDRVYVQAAAASPTVLTKALTQRASELKNVEICHLHTEGEAPYANPELAASFHVNSFFLGANVRHTLKAGNGSYTPVFLSELPNLFRKNVLPLDVVFIHVSPPDRHGYCSLGVSVEASVAAIENAKIVIAQVNPQMPRTFGDGILHESEIDYLVDVNETIYTHGIETFTPEEEKIGEYVASLIDDRSTLQMGIGSIPNAALSKLGNHKDLGLHTEMFSDGVIDLIENDVINCNYKGTTRGRVLATFLMGSRRLYDFVDDNSFIEMKESSAVNDTARIRKNPKMVAINSAIEVDVTGQVCADSIGGKMYSGVGGQMDFMRGASLSDGGKAIIALPSQTKRGESRIVPFLKQGAGVVTTRSHVQYIITEYGIANLYGKTLKQRVAEMVKIAHPNHREWIEKAYYDMMEIKKVIC; encoded by the coding sequence ATGAGTAAATATGTCACCGCAGAACAAGCAGTTCAAGTAGTAAAATCCGGCGATAGGGTTTACGTTCAGGCTGCAGCTGCATCACCAACCGTTTTAACCAAAGCATTAACCCAACGAGCATCCGAACTAAAAAATGTAGAAATTTGTCACCTTCACACCGAAGGCGAAGCACCGTATGCCAATCCGGAATTAGCGGCAAGTTTTCACGTCAATTCTTTTTTTCTAGGAGCCAATGTACGTCACACACTTAAAGCCGGAAACGGTTCGTATACACCGGTTTTTTTAAGTGAGTTGCCTAATTTATTTCGAAAAAATGTATTGCCATTAGATGTTGTTTTTATACACGTTTCACCACCGGATAGACATGGTTATTGTTCCTTGGGTGTTTCTGTAGAAGCTTCCGTGGCTGCTATCGAAAACGCAAAAATTGTTATAGCACAAGTTAATCCGCAAATGCCAAGAACCTTTGGCGATGGAATTCTACACGAATCTGAAATAGATTATTTAGTGGATGTAAACGAAACTATTTATACGCATGGCATTGAAACTTTTACGCCAGAAGAAGAAAAAATTGGAGAATATGTTGCTTCCTTAATCGACGATAGAAGCACACTTCAAATGGGAATTGGATCTATTCCAAATGCCGCATTGAGCAAATTAGGCAATCACAAAGATTTAGGATTGCACACCGAAATGTTCTCAGATGGTGTGATCGATTTAATTGAAAATGATGTCATCAATTGCAACTACAAAGGAACAACTCGCGGACGTGTTTTGGCAACTTTTTTAATGGGATCACGGCGTTTATATGATTTTGTAGATGATAATTCATTTATCGAGATGAAGGAATCTTCGGCTGTCAATGATACCGCAAGAATCCGTAAAAACCCAAAAATGGTCGCTATCAATTCTGCCATCGAAGTCGACGTAACCGGGCAAGTTTGTGCCGATTCCATCGGAGGAAAAATGTATTCAGGAGTAGGAGGTCAAATGGATTTTATGCGAGGAGCTTCATTGAGTGATGGCGGAAAAGCAATTATTGCACTGCCATCTCAAACAAAAAGAGGAGAAAGTAGAATTGTACCGTTTTTAAAACAAGGAGCAGGTGTTGTTACGACTCGTTCACACGTTCAATACATCATCACAGAATACGGAATCGCAAACCTTTACGGAAAAACACTCAAACAACGTGTAGCAGAAATGGTCAAAATTGCCCATCCTAACCACCGAGAATGGATTGAAAAAGCATATTATGACATGATGGAGATTAAAAAGGTTATTTGTTAA
- the map gene encoding type I methionyl aminopeptidase — MIIPKTREEIELMRESSLLVSKTLGMIAKEIKPGVTTLYLDKLAEEFIRDHGGVPAFLGLYDFPNSLCMSPNAQVVHGIPNNKPLESGDVISVDCGVLKNEFYGDHAYSFEIGDVAPETKRLLKITKESLYVGIRQFKAGNRVEDVGNAIQTYCESNGYSVVRELVGHGLGRKMHEDPEMPNYGKRGRGKLFVEGMVVAIEPMINMGTKNIKQLKDGWTILTADMKPSAHFEHNVALIDGKPELLSTFQYVYDALGIVSDEEKEFRKLPLVI, encoded by the coding sequence ATGATTATTCCGAAAACCCGAGAAGAAATTGAGTTGATGCGAGAGAGTTCGCTACTGGTTTCGAAAACGCTTGGTATGATTGCAAAGGAGATTAAGCCTGGTGTAACAACGCTTTATTTAGATAAATTGGCGGAAGAATTTATTCGTGACCACGGTGGCGTTCCTGCGTTTTTGGGGTTGTATGATTTTCCGAATTCGTTGTGTATGAGTCCGAATGCTCAGGTGGTGCACGGGATTCCAAACAATAAACCGTTGGAAAGTGGCGATGTGATTTCGGTGGATTGCGGAGTTTTGAAGAATGAATTTTATGGTGATCACGCCTATTCTTTTGAGATTGGCGATGTGGCACCGGAAACAAAAAGGTTATTGAAAATTACGAAGGAATCGTTGTATGTTGGTATTCGCCAATTTAAGGCGGGAAATCGTGTGGAAGATGTGGGAAATGCGATTCAAACGTATTGCGAATCAAATGGCTATAGTGTTGTGAGAGAATTGGTTGGTCACGGATTGGGACGAAAAATGCACGAAGATCCGGAAATGCCGAATTATGGTAAACGCGGTCGCGGAAAATTGTTTGTAGAAGGTATGGTGGTTGCGATTGAGCCGATGATTAATATGGGAACAAAAAATATCAAACAGTTGAAAGACGGTTGGACAATTTTGACAGCTGATATGAAGCCAAGTGCTCATTTTGAGCACAATGTGGCGTTGATTGATGGAAAACCGGAGTTGCTTTCTACGTTTCAATATGTGTATGATGCGTTGGGGATTGTGAGTGATGAGGAGAAGGAGTTTAGAAAGTTACCTTTGGTGATTTGA
- a CDS encoding GxxExxY protein → MIDLYLKEETYKIIGLCMEVHKILGKGHSEIIYKDALEYEFRMNGIPYEREKSYRIEYKEIFLSRYYNADFVVFDEIILEVKAIECLTKSDIKQTLNYLAASKNKLGLLVNFGEDSLKHQRVIL, encoded by the coding sequence ATGATTGATTTATATTTAAAAGAAGAAACGTATAAAATTATTGGACTTTGTATGGAGGTTCATAAAATTTTAGGGAAAGGTCATTCTGAGATTATTTATAAAGATGCTTTGGAATACGAATTTAGAATGAATGGTATTCCCTATGAAAGAGAAAAAAGTTATCGAATTGAATACAAAGAAATCTTTCTTTCAAGATATTATAATGCAGATTTTGTGGTTTTTGACGAAATAATTCTTGAGGTTAAGGCAATAGAATGTTTAACCAAAAGCGATATTAAACAAACTTTAAATTATTTAGCTGCTTCAAAAAATAAGTTAGGTCTTTTAGTGAACTTTGGAGAAGATTCTTTAAAGCACCAAAGAGTTATTCTATAA
- a CDS encoding DUF3667 domain-containing protein, translated as MNCKTCDYSIDPNARYCPNCGAKIVDERLSLKGTWEEFIGPFFSWDNNFWRTFFGMFKNPKDVLEAYISGARKKYFHPFSYIILYATVAVFFYKFFPMESIMEYSDGISNEVSKSSSNGANAPKIDMKPFMEAMMNYYNFLVLLLMPIYALTSYIVYHKRGHNFFEHLVFNSYIQTNLGFISLALQVLLVSLLGMTFQSYATLFMIVFVFYTVYILKKLYNQNLKRTIFSGIKYVLLFFGLYLGVMIIFSFLFVIIFFLTKM; from the coding sequence ATGAATTGTAAAACGTGTGATTATTCCATCGATCCTAATGCAAGATATTGCCCTAATTGCGGTGCTAAAATAGTTGATGAAAGACTTTCTTTAAAAGGAACTTGGGAGGAATTTATTGGTCCGTTTTTTAGTTGGGATAATAATTTTTGGAGAACCTTTTTTGGTATGTTCAAAAATCCTAAAGATGTTTTAGAGGCGTATATTAGTGGAGCAAGAAAGAAATATTTTCACCCGTTTTCGTATATTATTTTATATGCAACTGTAGCCGTTTTTTTCTATAAGTTTTTCCCGATGGAATCTATCATGGAATATTCTGATGGAATTTCTAATGAAGTTTCTAAAAGTTCTTCAAATGGTGCTAACGCTCCAAAGATTGATATGAAGCCTTTTATGGAGGCTATGATGAACTATTATAACTTTTTGGTTTTACTACTTATGCCTATTTATGCACTTACAAGTTATATAGTTTATCATAAAAGAGGTCATAATTTCTTTGAGCATTTAGTTTTCAATAGCTACATTCAAACAAATCTAGGTTTTATATCGTTGGCTTTACAAGTACTATTGGTTAGCTTATTAGGTATGACTTTTCAAAGTTATGCTACTCTTTTTATGATTGTATTTGTATTTTATACAGTATACATTTTAAAGAAATTGTACAATCAAAATTTAAAACGAACCATTTTTTCGGGCATTAAATATGTCCTTTTATTTTTTGGATTGTATTTAGGAGTAATGATTATCTTCTCATTTCTTTTTGTCATAATCTTCTTTTTAACTAAGATGTAA
- a CDS encoding class I SAM-dependent methyltransferase, with the protein MKKVFKFILNTIPRPILIRLSYVARPVLEFLLKGNRFTDPIDGKSFRMFLPYGYGKQRNNVLSPSTLSLERHRLLWLYLNRETDFFTAPKKVLHFAPEQAFYKRFRNQKNLEYTTTDLFSPLADVKADICNLPFEDNSYDVILCNHVLEHIPDDTKAMQELYRVLKPGGMGIFQIPQDLSRAVTFSDDSITDQKERAKIFGQYDHVRVYGRDYFDKLRSIGFRVVEEDYTSKISPELVEKYCLAKGEIIPVCFKN; encoded by the coding sequence ATGAAAAAAGTTTTTAAGTTTATACTAAATACTATTCCGCGACCGATTCTCATTAGGTTGAGTTATGTGGCAAGACCTGTCTTGGAATTTTTGTTGAAAGGAAATCGGTTTACCGACCCAATTGATGGGAAAAGTTTTAGGATGTTTTTACCTTATGGCTATGGAAAACAGCGTAATAATGTTTTGTCACCGAGTACACTTTCGTTGGAAAGACATCGGTTGTTGTGGTTGTATTTGAATAGAGAAACTGATTTTTTTACAGCTCCAAAAAAAGTACTGCATTTTGCTCCTGAACAAGCTTTTTATAAACGTTTCAGAAATCAAAAGAATTTAGAGTATACTACTACTGATTTATTTTCGCCTTTAGCGGATGTGAAAGCGGATATTTGCAATCTTCCGTTTGAAGATAATTCGTATGATGTGATTTTGTGTAATCACGTTTTGGAGCACATTCCGGATGACACAAAAGCGATGCAGGAATTATATCGTGTTTTAAAACCTGGTGGAATGGGGATTTTCCAGATTCCGCAAGATTTATCAAGAGCTGTTACTTTTTCAGATGATTCTATTACGGATCAAAAAGAACGAGCAAAAATTTTTGGTCAATATGACCACGTTCGTGTTTATGGCAGAGATTATTTTGACAAATTGAGAAGCATTGGTTTTAGAGTTGTGGAAGAAGATTACACTTCCAAAATTTCGCCTGAATTGGTGGAAAAATATTGTTTGGCAAAAGGGGAAATTATTCCGGTTTGTTTTAAAAATTAG